The proteins below come from a single Oerskovia jenensis genomic window:
- a CDS encoding Hsp20/alpha crystallin family protein, whose amino-acid sequence MTATLTTAPAFDRALRDLLTARPVAGVPAHADVFQDGNDLVARFDLPGIDPAQDVTVEVEGRKLVVRGERKDERAEETEGRRVREVRYGAFHRVVTLPQPADASAISARYDAGVLTVTVAGVYAGTTPQRIEVTTSAS is encoded by the coding sequence ATGACCGCCACCCTGACCACCGCCCCCGCGTTCGACCGCGCCCTGCGCGACCTGCTCACCGCCCGCCCCGTGGCAGGCGTCCCGGCTCACGCCGACGTCTTCCAGGACGGCAACGACCTGGTCGCGCGCTTCGACCTGCCGGGCATCGACCCGGCGCAGGACGTCACGGTCGAGGTCGAGGGCCGCAAGCTCGTCGTGCGCGGCGAGCGCAAGGACGAGCGGGCCGAGGAGACCGAGGGCCGCCGAGTCCGCGAGGTCCGCTACGGCGCGTTCCACCGCGTCGTGACCCTCCCCCAGCCTGCCGACGCGAGCGCGATCAGCGCCCGCTACGACGCAGGAGTCCTGACCGTCACCGTCGCCGGCGTCTACGCCGGCACGACGCCGCAGCGCATCGAGGTCACGACCTCCGCGTCCTGA
- a CDS encoding toxic anion resistance protein: MDTTRADIPSSGARPVHQGAALLSPDDVTTHLAEQLASHEATAQADLVRRARAFVDDLFALQVGSPAFGRKAETIAVLGVKRTRAAQAAIEHLLDRSPHARGPEGDVHGAIAALRGVAARLDPARVDFSPRRSLRSRLSGLIGVDTYFARYVAAQGDLDDIVRALQAGQDAARKRSAAIEVDRRRASEALDALGDLQRELAALDAEVVDRLSHLDASGAAVSADAVRSSVLEPVRRRQQDVMTQVAVALQARLALEVVRANDRELVRGAETARATTLAVLESAVTATRALGLQTLVLDRLTTVRSAVLGVGASVGSAGAGAGPVAPSSAGSGRSEAVGQAASTGSTPAGEPSVPEVDALRAAFGRLVTDMDRLDAFTSQAQAAAARSHEQVLAQDERRRRAASAA, encoded by the coding sequence ATGGACACGACTCGCGCCGACATCCCGTCGAGCGGCGCACGGCCCGTCCACCAGGGGGCCGCGCTCCTCTCGCCCGACGACGTCACGACCCACCTCGCCGAGCAGCTCGCGTCCCACGAGGCGACGGCCCAGGCTGACCTCGTGCGGCGTGCGCGGGCCTTCGTCGACGACCTGTTCGCGCTCCAGGTGGGCTCGCCCGCGTTCGGTCGCAAGGCCGAGACCATCGCGGTCCTCGGGGTCAAGCGCACCCGGGCCGCGCAGGCAGCGATCGAGCACCTGCTCGACCGGTCGCCCCACGCGCGCGGCCCCGAGGGCGACGTGCACGGCGCGATCGCTGCCCTGCGGGGGGTCGCCGCCCGGTTGGACCCCGCCCGCGTCGACTTCTCCCCACGGCGTTCGCTGCGCTCGCGACTGTCGGGTCTCATCGGCGTCGACACCTACTTCGCGCGGTACGTCGCCGCGCAGGGCGACCTCGACGACATCGTCCGGGCGCTCCAGGCCGGTCAGGACGCGGCGCGCAAGCGCAGTGCCGCGATCGAGGTCGATCGTCGGCGCGCGAGCGAGGCCCTCGACGCCCTGGGCGACCTCCAGCGCGAGCTCGCCGCGCTCGACGCCGAGGTGGTCGACCGCCTCTCCCACCTCGACGCGAGCGGCGCCGCCGTCTCGGCGGACGCCGTGCGGTCGAGCGTCCTCGAACCCGTCCGCCGTCGCCAGCAGGACGTCATGACGCAGGTCGCGGTCGCCCTGCAGGCGCGTCTCGCGCTCGAGGTGGTCCGGGCCAACGACCGCGAGCTCGTCCGGGGCGCCGAGACCGCCCGGGCCACGACCCTCGCAGTCCTGGAGTCCGCCGTGACCGCGACGCGTGCGCTCGGGCTCCAGACCCTCGTCCTCGACCGTCTGACCACGGTCCGCTCGGCCGTGCTCGGGGTGGGGGCGTCGGTCGGCTCCGCCGGAGCGGGAGCAGGGCCCGTCGCGCCGTCCAGCGCGGGCAGCGGCCGGTCGGAGGCCGTGGGCCAGGCCGCCTCCACGGGCTCCACCCCTGCGGGCGAACCGTCCGTGCCCGAGGTCGACGCCCTGCGCGCCGCGTTCGGCAGGCTCGTGACGGACATGGACCGGCTCGACGCGTTCACCTCGCAGGCGCAGGCCGCGGCGGCCCGGTCGCACGAACAGGTCCTGGCGCAGGACGAGCGGAGGCGCCGTGCCGCCTCCGCTGCCTGA
- a CDS encoding SDR family NAD(P)-dependent oxidoreductase — MARRTIVITGASDGIGAAAARALTEDGHEVVVVGRSPEKTAAVARELGADFFVADFARLAEVRSLAAQLRDRYERIDVLANNAGGIMADRQVSEDGHELTFQVNHLAPFLLTTLLLDRLEESRASVLSTSSAAHRLFSDFHVDDLESERSYAPNTAYGNAKLAVNLFTRELDRRYRAAGVSAASFHPGVVATNFAATSTSSMRVMYQTVLSRFLTSSAKGADTLVWLATTTPGVDWEPGSYYVKRKVATTHPLVSDPRLAADLWARSAAMVADDGAPGAAA; from the coding sequence ATGGCACGCAGGACGATCGTCATCACGGGAGCGAGCGACGGGATCGGGGCGGCGGCGGCCCGGGCGCTCACCGAGGACGGGCACGAGGTCGTCGTCGTGGGGCGCTCGCCCGAGAAGACCGCGGCGGTCGCACGCGAGCTGGGCGCCGACTTCTTCGTGGCGGACTTCGCGCGCCTGGCCGAGGTGCGGTCGCTCGCCGCGCAGCTACGAGACCGCTACGAGCGGATCGACGTCCTCGCGAACAACGCGGGCGGCATCATGGCCGACCGTCAGGTCTCCGAGGACGGTCACGAGTTGACGTTCCAGGTCAACCACCTCGCACCGTTCCTCCTCACGACGCTGCTGCTCGACCGGTTGGAGGAGAGCCGCGCGAGCGTCCTCAGCACGAGCAGCGCCGCGCACCGGCTGTTCAGCGACTTCCACGTCGACGACCTCGAGTCCGAGCGGTCCTACGCGCCCAACACCGCGTACGGCAACGCGAAGCTCGCCGTGAACCTGTTCACGCGCGAGCTCGACCGCCGGTACCGGGCGGCGGGCGTCTCGGCGGCGTCGTTCCACCCGGGCGTGGTCGCGACGAACTTCGCCGCGACGTCGACGAGCAGCATGCGCGTCATGTACCAGACGGTGCTGAGCCGATTCCTCACGTCCTCGGCCAAGGGGGCCGACACGCTCGTGTGGCTCGCGACGACGACCCCGGGCGTCGACTGGGAGCCGGGGAGCTACTACGTCAAGCGCAAGGTCGCGACCACCCACCCGCTCGTGAGCGACCCGCGCCTGGCGGCCGACCTGTGGGCCCGGAGCGCGGCGATGGTCGCCGACGACGGCGCCCCGGGAGCGGCGGCCTGA
- a CDS encoding phosphoribosyltransferase family protein, producing the protein MSGRFALSSLTCTDGGDLVLSGQDVTVDDYGAFKHGDGALAARFADRLSDRFVRAVLPHDVDVLVTSSGFDVVPPAAYSLVAPFLAGLRRAGHVGQVRHVKVGRTRVSDGDYAGMSLEERRTSLTGHDLVLDPAVDARGAHVVALDDVVVTGVHERAMESALRRAGAAHVDHVYLVDAHAVGGVPMIEARLNTAGVPSVRSLVEVMHRPGFVPNARVARRVLSLGDADLAELVATAPPWVLRWVEEAAAADKLGALARYRSGAGMLHDLLRGVPLSA; encoded by the coding sequence GTGAGCGGAAGGTTCGCCCTCTCGTCGCTCACGTGCACCGACGGGGGAGACCTCGTGCTCTCGGGGCAGGACGTGACGGTCGACGACTACGGTGCGTTCAAGCACGGGGACGGGGCGCTCGCGGCGCGCTTCGCGGACCGGCTCTCGGACCGCTTCGTGCGCGCGGTCCTGCCGCACGACGTCGACGTCCTCGTCACGTCGTCGGGGTTCGACGTCGTGCCGCCTGCGGCGTACTCGCTGGTCGCGCCGTTCCTCGCGGGCCTGCGCCGCGCGGGCCACGTCGGGCAGGTCCGGCACGTCAAGGTCGGCCGGACCCGCGTGTCCGACGGCGACTACGCGGGCATGAGCCTCGAGGAGCGCCGGACGAGCCTCACGGGCCACGACCTGGTCCTCGACCCGGCCGTGGACGCGCGCGGCGCCCACGTCGTGGCGCTCGACGACGTCGTGGTGACCGGTGTCCACGAGCGGGCCATGGAGAGCGCCCTGCGTCGGGCGGGGGCCGCGCACGTCGACCACGTCTACCTCGTGGACGCGCACGCGGTGGGCGGTGTCCCGATGATCGAGGCGCGCCTCAACACTGCCGGCGTCCCGTCGGTGCGCTCGCTCGTGGAGGTCATGCACCGGCCCGGGTTCGTGCCGAACGCGCGGGTCGCGCGCCGGGTGCTCTCGCTCGGGGACGCCGACCTGGCCGAACTCGTCGCGACGGCGCCGCCCTGGGTCCTGCGGTGGGTCGAGGAGGCCGCGGCCGCCGACAAGCTCGGTGCTCTCGCCCGCTACCGGAGCGGCGCGGGGATGCTGCACGACCTGCTGCGGGGGGTCCCGCTCAGCGCGTGA
- a CDS encoding TerD family protein has protein sequence MSAGPMARGSNVALTRELPHLTTAVLGVQWGAGSDPALAENLQYAAILCDAAGSASSSDDFVFFNQVVSADLSVARLEAALGDDEEQIEVHLPDVPAAVHRIVVVLYLNEGSPRRRTLGQLRECHVRVLDGATDQQVVRSVNLAETFGAETAVVLGELYRHRDDWKFKVVGQGYSAGLAGIADQYGLPL, from the coding sequence GTGAGCGCCGGACCCATGGCGCGGGGGAGCAACGTCGCGCTCACGCGTGAGCTCCCGCACCTGACCACTGCGGTCCTGGGCGTGCAGTGGGGCGCGGGCTCCGACCCGGCCCTCGCCGAGAACCTCCAGTACGCCGCGATCCTCTGCGACGCCGCGGGCAGCGCGAGCTCGAGCGACGACTTCGTCTTCTTCAACCAGGTCGTCTCCGCGGACCTCTCGGTCGCGCGGCTCGAGGCGGCCCTCGGCGACGACGAGGAGCAGATCGAGGTCCACCTGCCCGACGTCCCGGCCGCGGTCCACCGCATCGTGGTCGTGCTCTACCTCAACGAGGGCAGCCCGCGCCGGCGCACGCTGGGTCAGCTCCGCGAGTGCCACGTGCGCGTGCTCGACGGCGCGACGGACCAGCAGGTCGTCCGGTCGGTCAACCTTGCCGAGACGTTCGGCGCGGAGACCGCGGTCGTGCTCGGCGAGCTGTACCGCCACCGTGACGACTGGAAGTTCAAGGTCGTGGGTCAGGGCTACTCGGCGGGGCTCGCGGGGATCGCGGACCAGTACGGGCTGCCTCTGTGA
- a CDS encoding class I SAM-dependent methyltransferase, giving the protein MSKANPTRWEQKTAVNPSHSTWYIERFRAMAAQGADLAGEARLVDAMVPRGARILDAGSGPGRVGAELAARGHVVVGVDVDPVLIEAAQADHPGSTWLVGDIAELDLPAAGIAEPFDLIVCAGNVVTFLAPGTEVAVLRRFRAHLAPGGRAVVGFGAGRGYAFDDFFADAAEAGLEVQLRLSTWDLRPFAEDSDFLVAVLG; this is encoded by the coding sequence GTGAGCAAGGCCAACCCCACCCGCTGGGAGCAGAAGACCGCCGTGAACCCGTCCCACTCGACCTGGTACATCGAGCGGTTCCGCGCCATGGCCGCCCAGGGCGCCGACCTCGCGGGCGAGGCCCGGCTGGTCGACGCGATGGTTCCCCGCGGCGCCCGCATCCTCGACGCGGGCAGCGGCCCGGGGCGCGTCGGTGCCGAGCTCGCGGCGCGCGGGCACGTCGTGGTGGGCGTCGACGTCGACCCCGTGCTCATCGAGGCCGCTCAGGCCGACCACCCCGGTTCGACGTGGCTCGTCGGGGACATCGCCGAGCTCGACCTGCCCGCAGCGGGCATCGCCGAGCCGTTCGACCTGATCGTGTGCGCGGGGAACGTCGTGACCTTCCTCGCGCCCGGCACCGAGGTCGCGGTGCTGCGCCGCTTCCGGGCCCACCTGGCACCGGGCGGGCGGGCCGTCGTCGGGTTCGGGGCCGGGCGCGGGTACGCGTTCGACGACTTCTTCGCCGACGCCGCCGAGGCCGGGCTCGAGGTCCAGCTCAGGCTCTCGACGTGGGACCTGCGACCGTTCGCCGAGGACTCCGACTTCCTGGTCGCGGTACTGGGCTGA
- a CDS encoding TerD family protein, whose protein sequence is MSINLSKGQSINLEKSTGAGLTHVRLGLGWDTKVTHKKTLFGGTKSIQRDIDLDASALLVSADGVQEIVYFSQLRSRDGSVVHSGDNRSGEGAGDDESISVNLASVPASIQHVVFTVNSYSGESFTEVENAYVRVVDTTARDAELARFTLSGSGPHTALVMARVSRTAAGWAFTAIGTPGNGRVAQELVPLALGAL, encoded by the coding sequence ATGAGCATCAACCTGTCCAAGGGTCAGAGCATCAACCTCGAGAAGTCGACCGGGGCCGGGCTGACCCACGTCCGTCTGGGGCTGGGCTGGGACACCAAGGTGACCCACAAGAAGACGCTGTTCGGCGGGACCAAGTCGATCCAGCGCGACATCGACCTGGACGCCTCGGCGCTCCTCGTCTCGGCCGACGGCGTCCAGGAGATCGTGTACTTCAGCCAGCTGCGTTCGCGCGACGGCTCGGTCGTCCACAGCGGCGACAACCGCTCGGGAGAGGGCGCGGGCGACGACGAGTCGATCTCGGTGAACCTCGCGAGCGTGCCCGCGTCGATCCAGCACGTGGTCTTCACGGTCAACTCCTACAGCGGTGAGTCCTTCACCGAGGTCGAGAACGCGTACGTGCGCGTCGTCGACACGACCGCGCGCGACGCCGAGCTCGCACGCTTCACGCTGTCGGGCTCCGGCCCGCACACGGCGCTCGTCATGGCGCGCGTCTCGCGGACCGCTGCGGGCTGGGCCTTCACGGCGATCGGCACGCCGGGCAACGGGCGCGTCGCGCAGGAGCTCGTGCCGCTCGCCCTCGGCGCGCTCTGA
- a CDS encoding SDR family oxidoreductase: MNVALIGAHGKVGRLVVPILTDHEIEVSGIVRHESQLPLVEELGGTPLLLDVEHASTEEITEALRGHDAVVWSAGAGGGSPERTYAVDRDAAIRSMDAAAAAGVSRYVMVSWIGSVPDHGIAKDNSFFPYADAKLAADDHLRGTDLDWTILGPGTLTTDEPTGMITVDAHEGKTSRGNVALVVAQALRSPSTVGQFIRFVDGETPVLEVFGR, translated from the coding sequence ATGAACGTCGCCCTGATCGGAGCCCACGGCAAGGTGGGTCGCCTGGTCGTCCCCATCCTCACGGACCACGAGATCGAGGTGAGCGGGATCGTGCGGCACGAGTCGCAGCTCCCGCTCGTCGAGGAGCTCGGCGGCACGCCGTTGCTGCTGGACGTCGAGCACGCCTCGACCGAGGAGATCACCGAGGCCCTGCGCGGGCACGACGCCGTGGTGTGGTCCGCGGGGGCCGGCGGCGGGAGCCCGGAGCGGACCTACGCCGTCGACCGGGACGCCGCGATCCGTTCGATGGACGCGGCCGCCGCCGCGGGCGTCTCGCGCTACGTCATGGTGTCGTGGATCGGCTCGGTGCCGGACCACGGGATCGCGAAGGACAACAGCTTCTTCCCGTACGCCGACGCCAAGCTCGCAGCCGACGACCACCTGCGCGGCACCGACCTGGACTGGACGATCCTGGGCCCCGGCACCCTGACGACCGACGAGCCGACCGGCATGATCACGGTCGACGCGCACGAGGGGAAGACGTCGCGCGGCAACGTCGCCCTGGTCGTCGCGCAGGCCCTGCGCTCGCCGTCGACCGTGGGGCAGTTCATCCGTTTCGTCGACGGCGAGACGCCGGTCCTGGAGGTCTTCGGCCGCTAG
- a CDS encoding amino acid permease: MSNAPTPSGLPDSASPALPDGAAHPAAPGTTERLSHGLRTRHLTMMGLGSAIGAGLFLGSGVGIATAGPAVLVSYAVAGLLVILVMRMLAEMAAAVPSSGSFSVYAETALGRWAGFTLGWLYWFTLIMVLGAEITGASQIVSGWVPGVPQWVVALVFVAAFAVVNLWGVKHFGEFEFWFAFIKVAAIVAFLVIGVLLVLGWLPGTDPVGTTNIFGDPASLAGFAPHGLPGIAAGLLVVVFAFGGIEIVTIAAAEAREPQKAIVTATRSIVWRILFFYVGAVAIMALVLPWDAPELLSGPFVAVLDLAGLPGAARLMEAVVVVALLSAFNANVYGTSRMAFSLAGRGDGHPALTKVSPTGVPWVAVLLSVFFGLVSVGLNWLLPGEVLGILLNAVGSALLVIWVFIAVSQLRLRPRIEAAAGGADRMTLRMWAYPGLTWATLAGLAGLIVLMLFDDDARVQLASTLVLVGVIVGIYAVRARLRRRAERVGSPT; the protein is encoded by the coding sequence ATGAGCAACGCACCTACGCCGTCGGGCCTGCCTGACAGCGCTTCCCCCGCCCTGCCCGACGGCGCCGCGCACCCCGCCGCGCCCGGCACCACCGAGCGGCTCTCCCACGGCCTGCGCACCCGGCACCTGACCATGATGGGCCTGGGGTCCGCGATCGGGGCCGGCCTGTTCCTCGGCAGCGGCGTCGGGATCGCGACCGCGGGACCCGCCGTCCTGGTCTCGTACGCCGTCGCGGGGCTGCTCGTCATCCTCGTCATGCGGATGCTCGCCGAGATGGCAGCGGCCGTGCCGTCGAGCGGGTCCTTCTCGGTGTACGCCGAGACCGCGCTGGGCCGGTGGGCCGGGTTCACCCTCGGGTGGCTGTACTGGTTCACGCTCATCATGGTGCTCGGCGCCGAGATCACGGGTGCGTCGCAGATCGTCTCCGGGTGGGTCCCGGGCGTGCCGCAGTGGGTCGTCGCGCTCGTGTTCGTCGCGGCGTTCGCGGTCGTGAACCTGTGGGGCGTCAAGCACTTCGGCGAGTTCGAGTTCTGGTTCGCGTTCATCAAGGTCGCCGCGATCGTCGCGTTCCTCGTGATCGGGGTGCTGCTCGTGCTGGGCTGGCTGCCCGGCACCGACCCCGTGGGGACGACCAACATCTTCGGCGACCCCGCCTCGCTCGCGGGCTTCGCGCCCCACGGCCTGCCCGGCATCGCGGCGGGGCTGCTCGTCGTGGTCTTCGCGTTCGGCGGGATCGAGATCGTCACGATCGCCGCGGCCGAGGCCCGCGAGCCGCAGAAGGCGATCGTGACCGCGACCCGCTCGATCGTGTGGCGCATCCTCTTCTTCTACGTGGGCGCGGTCGCGATCATGGCGCTCGTCCTGCCGTGGGACGCGCCCGAGCTGCTGAGCGGACCGTTCGTCGCGGTGCTCGACCTCGCGGGCCTGCCCGGTGCGGCCCGGCTCATGGAGGCCGTCGTGGTCGTCGCGCTCCTGTCGGCGTTCAACGCCAACGTGTACGGCACGTCCCGCATGGCGTTCTCGCTCGCGGGCCGCGGCGACGGGCACCCGGCGTTGACCAAGGTGTCGCCGACCGGGGTGCCGTGGGTCGCGGTGCTGCTGTCGGTGTTCTTCGGCCTCGTGTCCGTGGGGCTCAACTGGCTGCTGCCGGGCGAGGTCCTGGGCATCCTGCTCAACGCCGTGGGCTCGGCGCTGCTCGTCATCTGGGTCTTCATCGCGGTCTCCCAGCTCCGGCTGCGTCCCCGCATCGAGGCCGCCGCGGGCGGTGCGGACAGGATGACGCTGCGCATGTGGGCCTACCCCGGGCTCACCTGGGCGACGCTCGCAGGGCTCGCGGGCCTGATCGTCCTCATGCTGTTCGACGACGACGCTCGCGTCCAGCTCGCCTCGACGCTCGTGCTCGTGGGCGTCATCGTCGGGATCTACGCGGTGCGGGCGCGGCTGCGTCGGCGAGCGGAGCGGGTGGGCTCCCCGACCTGA
- a CDS encoding TerD family protein: MAVNLSKGGNISLEKVAPGMTNAYVGLGWNVRSTDGAPFDLDTSAIVLGADGKALSDAHFIFYNNLKDPSGALTHLGDNRTGAGDGDDETMTVQLPYLGADVAKIVFIASIHDAEARRQNFGQVSDAYIRVYDGDEPANDAKVVRYDLGEDAATETALVFGEVYRHGTDWKFRAIGQGYANGLVGVISDYGLNAG; this comes from the coding sequence ATGGCAGTGAACCTGTCCAAGGGCGGCAACATCTCGCTCGAGAAGGTCGCACCGGGAATGACCAACGCCTACGTCGGCCTGGGGTGGAACGTCCGCTCCACGGACGGTGCGCCGTTCGACCTGGACACGTCCGCGATCGTCCTCGGCGCCGACGGCAAGGCCCTGAGCGACGCCCACTTCATCTTCTACAACAACCTCAAGGACCCGAGCGGTGCTCTCACGCACCTCGGGGACAACCGCACGGGGGCGGGCGACGGCGACGACGAGACCATGACCGTCCAGCTCCCCTACCTGGGGGCGGACGTCGCGAAGATCGTCTTCATCGCGAGCATCCACGACGCGGAGGCGCGCCGCCAGAACTTCGGTCAGGTGTCCGACGCGTACATCCGCGTCTACGACGGTGACGAGCCGGCGAACGACGCCAAGGTCGTGCGCTACGACCTGGGTGAGGACGCCGCGACCGAGACCGCTCTCGTCTTCGGCGAGGTCTACCGCCACGGCACGGACTGGAAGTTCCGTGCGATCGGGCAGGGCTACGCCAACGGCCTCGTGGGCGTCATCTCCGACTACGGCCTGAACGCCGGCTGA
- a CDS encoding organic hydroperoxide resistance protein codes for MKTLYTAEALATGEGRNGHVRSTDGRVDLDVAVPKEMGGTGDGSNPEQLFAAGYAACFHSALLGVARQRKVSVVDSAIGASVSIGPLDGGGYTLAVQLEASLPGVERAVAHELVEAAHQVCPYSNATRGNIEVTVAVVEE; via the coding sequence ATGAAGACTCTCTACACCGCGGAAGCCCTGGCCACCGGGGAGGGCCGCAACGGCCACGTCCGATCCACCGACGGGCGGGTCGACCTCGACGTCGCCGTACCCAAGGAGATGGGCGGCACCGGCGACGGGTCCAACCCCGAGCAGCTCTTCGCCGCGGGCTATGCGGCATGCTTCCACTCGGCCCTCCTGGGCGTCGCCCGCCAGCGCAAGGTCTCGGTCGTCGACTCGGCCATCGGCGCGAGCGTCTCGATCGGCCCTCTCGACGGCGGCGGGTACACCCTCGCCGTGCAGCTGGAGGCCAGCCTGCCCGGCGTCGAGCGCGCCGTGGCCCACGAGCTCGTCGAGGCCGCGCACCAGGTCTGCCCCTACTCGAACGCGACGCGCGGCAACATCGAGGTGACCGTGGCGGTCGTCGAGGAGTAG
- a CDS encoding phosphoribosyltransferase family protein, translating to MSEVRTVAVHRLTGGGTGSARGVVRGLGSGTGFDARTYSLMKHGAARATSSLGTELAHRLLHEEPSLVEDPAPLVLPVAFVAVPPACWFLAEAVLGVLGPLRAARGYAPGRVAQVVKDSVTMTNYASASAASRRAEMDRIGFRLTADVAGAQVLVVDDVRVTGLAERRMLRALDGAGAARTVVAYVAVVDDALAQDPAVESVLNTAEVDSVVRMVPHLEAGDLHLTIRFLRAVLGASVAEREAVLAACPPAVLAAMLAGARATGAAFCASYPEGVRDLEARAAGLVLR from the coding sequence GTGAGCGAGGTGCGGACGGTCGCCGTCCACCGCCTGACAGGCGGGGGCACGGGCAGCGCCCGGGGCGTGGTGCGGGGTCTCGGGTCGGGCACCGGGTTCGACGCTCGGACCTACTCGCTCATGAAGCACGGCGCGGCGCGCGCGACCTCGTCGCTCGGCACCGAGCTCGCACACCGTCTGCTGCACGAGGAACCGTCGCTCGTCGAGGACCCGGCGCCGCTCGTGCTGCCCGTGGCCTTCGTCGCGGTGCCGCCTGCGTGCTGGTTCCTCGCCGAGGCCGTCCTCGGGGTCCTCGGGCCGCTGCGTGCGGCCCGGGGGTACGCCCCGGGCCGGGTCGCCCAGGTCGTCAAGGACTCGGTGACCATGACGAACTACGCGTCGGCCTCGGCTGCCTCACGACGGGCGGAGATGGACCGGATCGGCTTCCGGCTCACGGCCGACGTCGCGGGCGCCCAGGTGCTCGTGGTCGACGACGTCCGGGTCACGGGCCTCGCGGAGCGCCGCATGCTGCGGGCGCTCGACGGTGCGGGCGCCGCACGGACGGTCGTGGCGTACGTCGCGGTCGTGGACGACGCGCTCGCGCAGGACCCGGCCGTCGAGTCGGTCCTCAACACGGCCGAGGTCGACTCGGTCGTGCGCATGGTCCCCCACCTGGAGGCGGGGGACCTCCACCTGACGATCCGGTTCCTGCGCGCGGTCCTGGGCGCGAGCGTCGCCGAGCGGGAGGCCGTCCTGGCGGCGTGCCCGCCCGCGGTGCTGGCCGCCATGCTCGCAGGGGCCCGCGCCACGGGGGCCGCGTTCTGCGCGTCCTACCCCGAGGGCGTGCGCGACCTCGAGGCCCGAGCAGCCGGGCTCGTCCTCCGGTGA
- a CDS encoding HAD family hydrolase produces the protein MTTDTGPRADHVAAVAGPARPLPPREGAVVAAVSFDIWGTLVRSHRSFKAHRNEMLQEVLGLSIDPLRFDAELRRADREADLRSEESGSDLALADRLAPALVSLGVQGVELGPDLVADLERRQHDLALEMPPELLDERLPDLLRRLADLVPVGVTSNTGMLPGSTMRPLLAACDLADALSVEVFSNEVGVAKPAAGIFRRTVEGFGVPAEGIVHVGDNPVADVDGARAAGLDVLLVAGDVPIGPAVEGLVARAREGRQG, from the coding sequence GTGACCACTGACACGGGCCCGCGGGCCGACCACGTCGCCGCCGTCGCGGGCCCCGCGCGACCGCTCCCTCCTCGAGAGGGAGCGGTCGTCGCCGCGGTCAGCTTCGACATCTGGGGCACGCTCGTGCGGAGCCACCGGTCGTTCAAGGCGCACCGCAACGAGATGCTGCAGGAGGTCCTGGGCCTCTCGATCGACCCGCTCCGGTTCGATGCGGAGCTGCGCCGGGCCGACCGGGAGGCGGACCTGCGCAGCGAGGAGAGCGGGTCGGACCTCGCGCTCGCGGACCGTCTCGCCCCGGCGCTCGTGAGCCTGGGGGTCCAGGGCGTCGAGCTGGGGCCGGACCTGGTCGCGGACCTCGAACGCCGCCAGCACGACCTGGCGCTCGAGATGCCGCCCGAGCTGCTCGACGAGCGGCTGCCAGACCTCCTGCGCCGCCTCGCGGACCTGGTCCCGGTCGGGGTCACGAGCAACACGGGCATGCTCCCGGGCTCGACCATGCGCCCGCTGCTCGCGGCGTGCGACCTGGCCGACGCCCTGAGCGTCGAGGTCTTCTCGAACGAGGTCGGGGTCGCCAAGCCCGCGGCGGGCATCTTCCGTCGCACGGTCGAGGGGTTCGGCGTCCCGGCGGAGGGCATCGTCCACGTCGGGGACAACCCGGTCGCGGACGTCGACGGCGCTCGGGCGGCGGGCCTGGACGTCCTCCTGGTCGCGGGCGACGTCCCGATCGGCCCGGCCGTCGAGGGGCTCGTGGCGCGTGCCCGGGAAGGTCGGCAGGGGTGA